In Polynucleobacter sp. AP-Ainpum-60-G11, one DNA window encodes the following:
- a CDS encoding hydrogen peroxide-inducible genes activator produces MAALPSLRQLRYFAAVAQELNFTRAAEVCFVGQSTLSAGLKELEDVLGVRLVERDRQNVAITPIGLEILERAKIILASSQDLVEYASASGQSMAGTVRLGVIPTIAPFLLPNVLPDIRVHYPDLKIALREDLTANLLARLADHQLDFALIALPYDTSGLLVKELFIDEFWLVAGANDPALKGKEIHLPTKMAERLLLLEEGHCLRDHTMQACKRSDIRNVDGMEATSLLTLLQMVESGMGIALLPEMAIKGGLLNGTTLLARPLAPPTPNRVIALVARASTAHLEEFQALAESIELRFKSSPRTSRGARKSLPGA; encoded by the coding sequence ATGGCTGCTCTACCTTCATTGCGTCAGCTTCGTTATTTTGCGGCTGTTGCTCAAGAGCTGAATTTCACTAGGGCCGCTGAAGTCTGCTTTGTAGGTCAATCCACTCTTAGTGCAGGCTTGAAAGAGCTGGAGGATGTCTTGGGTGTTCGCCTGGTAGAGCGTGATAGACAAAATGTCGCCATCACTCCGATTGGTCTGGAAATTTTGGAGCGAGCAAAAATCATCTTGGCCTCCTCTCAAGATTTAGTGGAGTATGCGAGCGCATCTGGCCAATCAATGGCGGGGACAGTCCGACTGGGCGTGATTCCAACAATTGCGCCATTCTTATTGCCAAACGTATTGCCGGATATTCGGGTGCATTACCCTGATCTCAAAATTGCTTTGCGTGAGGACTTAACTGCAAACCTATTGGCACGTTTAGCGGACCATCAACTTGATTTTGCTTTGATAGCATTGCCTTATGACACAAGCGGTCTATTGGTCAAGGAACTCTTTATTGATGAGTTTTGGCTAGTTGCTGGTGCGAATGATCCTGCACTAAAAGGCAAGGAAATTCATCTACCTACCAAAATGGCGGAGAGACTGCTATTACTTGAAGAGGGGCACTGCCTTCGAGACCACACCATGCAGGCTTGCAAGCGTTCTGATATTCGCAATGTTGACGGTATGGAGGCAACTAGCTTGCTCACGCTATTGCAAATGGTGGAATCCGGCATGGGTATTGCGCTGCTTCCTGAGATGGCGATAAAAGGGGGTCTTTTAAATGGAACGACATTGCTTGCTCGACCATTAGCGCCGCCCACTCCCAATAGAGTGATTGCGCTTGTCGCCAGGGCTTCCACTGCACATCTTGAGGAATTCCAGGCGCTAGCTGAAAGCATTGAGTTGAGATTTAAATCTAGTCCAAGAACGAGTCGCGGCGCTCGCAAGAGTTTGCCGGGAGCCTAG
- a CDS encoding rubredoxin codes for MKTWQCIVCGFNYDEAKGLPEEGIPPGTAWADIPDDWECPDCGVAKSDFEMVQVS; via the coding sequence ATGAAAACTTGGCAATGTATTGTGTGTGGATTTAACTATGACGAAGCAAAAGGTTTGCCAGAGGAAGGTATTCCGCCTGGCACTGCTTGGGCAGATATTCCTGATGATTGGGAATGCCCGGACTGTGGCGTCGCAAAGTCCGATTTTGAAATGGTGCAAGTTTCTTAA
- a CDS encoding NAD(P)/FAD-dependent oxidoreductase, which yields MDHQKDLSQSGIVIIGSGLAGFTVIRELRKLDKTAPITLVTREPGYFYSKPMLSTALASNKSAEQLVSTDATGMATQLEVTILGEADVSAIDTASQTIETSKGKISYGKLVLGLGADQIRLPLQGNAAKEVITVNDLEEYAKFRKAIEGKKRVAILGAGLIGCEFANDLVLGSYEVDVIDLAPQALGRLLPNEAAQALQAKLSEAGVRWHFGTTVQSIDRNGDCLTITLANGSTITSDVFLSAVGLKPRIDLAHAAGIATGNGITVNRQLATSAKNVFAIGDCAEVEGLVLPYVMPIMQAARALAPNLLGQEATLTYPAMPVMVKTPALPTIVSPPAKDAVGTWKILPVEGGLEARFESGDGQLLGFALLGTATAQRGALTKELPPILQ from the coding sequence TTGGATCATCAAAAAGATTTATCTCAATCCGGCATTGTCATTATTGGTAGTGGTTTAGCCGGCTTTACAGTCATTCGCGAACTACGCAAACTGGACAAGACTGCGCCGATCACGCTAGTGACTCGCGAACCAGGCTACTTTTACTCAAAACCAATGCTCTCTACTGCGCTAGCTAGCAACAAGTCTGCGGAGCAATTGGTTTCTACCGATGCTACAGGTATGGCTACTCAGCTAGAGGTGACGATTTTGGGAGAAGCCGACGTATCAGCTATTGATACCGCCTCTCAGACCATTGAGACCTCTAAAGGAAAAATCTCCTATGGCAAGCTAGTGCTTGGCTTGGGCGCAGATCAAATCCGCTTACCGCTACAGGGTAATGCTGCCAAGGAAGTAATCACCGTAAATGACCTTGAGGAGTATGCCAAATTTCGTAAAGCGATTGAAGGCAAGAAACGCGTTGCCATACTAGGGGCCGGTCTGATTGGTTGTGAGTTTGCAAACGACTTGGTATTGGGATCTTACGAGGTAGACGTGATTGATTTGGCTCCACAAGCTTTAGGCCGCTTACTTCCTAATGAAGCAGCGCAAGCACTACAAGCCAAGTTAAGTGAAGCTGGTGTTCGCTGGCACTTTGGCACTACAGTGCAATCGATTGATCGCAATGGTGATTGCCTCACAATTACGCTCGCCAATGGTTCAACTATTACTAGCGATGTATTTCTATCGGCAGTAGGACTCAAACCTCGCATTGATTTAGCTCACGCCGCCGGTATTGCAACGGGCAATGGAATTACGGTTAACCGCCAGCTGGCGACTAGCGCTAAAAATGTTTTTGCTATCGGTGACTGCGCTGAAGTGGAGGGTCTAGTACTGCCGTACGTTATGCCAATCATGCAAGCGGCACGCGCTTTAGCACCAAACCTACTTGGACAAGAAGCCACCCTCACCTATCCTGCAATGCCGGTGATGGTCAAGACCCCCGCACTACCGACCATTGTTTCACCACCAGCCAAAGATGCAGTTGGCACTTGGAAAATTCTCCCCGTCGAAGGTGGGCTTGAGGCCCGCTTTGAATCTGGTGATGGTCAGTTGCTTGGCTTTGCTTTGCTAGGAACGGCAACAGCACAACGTGGCGCCCTCACAAAAGAGCTGCCGCCAATACTGCAATAG
- a CDS encoding urate hydroxylase PuuD, whose translation MSSILTSLGRTVLAGFVLLVLIVLALGANLSSIELPFLFRWIHVMVGVMWIGLLWYFNFVQIPSMPKIPDEQKPAIGKVIAPTALFWFRWAALFTVVSGLILAVLNGYAHQAFTLQAPFRAIGLGMWIALVMAFNVWFIIWPNQKRALGIVAVEPDVKAKSARIAMLTSRFNTMLSVPMLFLMVAQSHNTTWFVIVS comes from the coding sequence ATGTCATCCATTTTGACCTCATTGGGACGCACAGTTTTAGCTGGCTTTGTGCTTCTCGTTTTAATTGTTTTGGCTTTAGGTGCAAACCTCAGCTCAATTGAATTGCCATTTTTATTCCGCTGGATTCACGTGATGGTTGGTGTGATGTGGATTGGTTTGCTTTGGTACTTCAATTTTGTGCAGATTCCTTCCATGCCAAAAATTCCAGATGAGCAAAAACCTGCGATTGGAAAAGTGATTGCTCCGACAGCATTATTTTGGTTCCGTTGGGCAGCCTTATTTACCGTTGTAAGTGGCTTAATCTTGGCCGTATTGAATGGTTACGCTCATCAAGCATTTACTTTACAAGCTCCGTTCCGTGCGATCGGTTTAGGTATGTGGATTGCTTTGGTAATGGCTTTCAACGTTTGGTTCATTATTTGGCCAAACCAGAAACGTGCCTTAGGTATCGTTGCAGTTGAGCCAGATGTAAAAGCAAAGTCTGCACGCATTGCAATGTTGACCTCACGCTTTAACACTATGCTTTCTGTACCAATGTTATTTTTGATGGTTGCTCAGTCACACAACACAACCTGGTTTGTAATCGTTTCATAA
- a CDS encoding 3-hydroxybutyrate dehydrogenase: MSHLKGKTALVTGSTSGIGLAMAIGLAKQGVNIMVNGFGEKDAAIAAIKACGVEVDYHGADMSKPAEIEDLIAQTEKRFGSLDILVNNAGIQYTANVEDFPADKWESIIAINLSSAFYTSHHALPGMKKRNWGRIINIASVHGLVGSIQKSAYVAAKHGIVGLTKVTALENAKTGITCNAICPGWVLTPLVQKQVDARAERDGISNEEAKKALVSEKQPSGEFVAPEQLAALAVFLCGPDASEVRGVAWNMDGGWTAQ; the protein is encoded by the coding sequence ATGTCTCATTTAAAAGGTAAAACAGCTCTCGTCACCGGCTCAACCAGTGGCATTGGTTTAGCAATGGCTATTGGATTGGCGAAACAAGGCGTCAACATTATGGTGAATGGCTTTGGTGAGAAAGATGCTGCTATTGCTGCCATCAAAGCTTGTGGTGTTGAAGTCGACTATCACGGTGCCGATATGAGTAAGCCTGCCGAGATTGAAGATCTCATTGCTCAAACTGAGAAACGTTTTGGATCACTTGATATCTTGGTGAACAATGCAGGCATTCAGTACACCGCTAATGTTGAAGACTTTCCAGCAGACAAATGGGAGTCCATCATTGCGATTAACTTAAGTTCAGCTTTTTATACCTCTCACCATGCTCTGCCAGGAATGAAAAAGCGTAATTGGGGTCGCATTATTAATATCGCCTCTGTACATGGCTTGGTTGGCTCCATTCAAAAATCTGCCTACGTAGCAGCTAAGCATGGCATCGTTGGTTTAACCAAGGTGACCGCACTAGAGAACGCAAAAACCGGAATTACTTGTAACGCAATTTGCCCTGGATGGGTCTTGACGCCTCTAGTTCAAAAGCAGGTAGATGCGCGCGCAGAGCGGGATGGGATTTCTAATGAGGAGGCCAAGAAAGCGCTGGTTTCTGAGAAGCAGCCTTCAGGCGAATTTGTGGCTCCAGAGCAATTGGCGGCACTAGCTGTGTTCCTCTGTGGTCCTGACGCCTCTGAAGTACGCGGAGTGGCCTGGAATATGGATGGCGGCTGGACAGCCCAGTAA
- a CDS encoding xanthine dehydrogenase family protein molybdopterin-binding subunit: MNKPADLKGLVLDPVTNDQRYIGNSEPRHKARRLIEGQGTYVDDIQLPRMGHVVYWRSPVAHMKIGKIHTEQASKMPGVLAIVDGVKMAELCKPWVATLGHLAGMKSAPQYALAIDRACWQGEPVVAVVAETRAQAEDALQLVDVEWEELPAVVSMETALDPQTPVIHPELGDNLCFTRSLDVGQVDEVFATADVVAEATFGFGRHTGVTLEPRCQIADYNPGDRRLTVYHSQQAPHMMQDLYCRQFGLSESDVHVICKDVGGSFGIKVHAYPDDFATVGLAMMLERPVKFVADRLESFTSDIHAREHRIKGRIAANKEGDILAFEIDDLTAIGPYSMFPRTSAIEGNQVVNLVGGPYKHQNYRAKLNVVFQNKTPTCQYRGVGHPIACAVTEGLVDLAAQKLKMDPLEFRKRNVIPDDAYPCSGISGIKLEVLSHEQCLRTIEKMMDYSALRQEQAELRKKGIYRGIGFATLIELTNPSPAFYGVGGARIASQDGASARLDPSGVVSILIGVGEQGQGTEGIYAQIAADAVGLSIKDVRIITGDTDVTPYGGGTWASRGAGVGGEAVLLACQALQENILKLAGAILNRSPEELSVRRGHVLDKSSGEQLLPFSEIGRIGYFRTDTLPVGFSADLMVTRHYTQKEYPFIFTNGVQASYVEVDPDTGFVKLLKHWAVEDCGRVLNPMLVDEQVRGAIVQGIGGVLFEECLYDDSGLLRNGSMADYLVPMANEMPDIEVAHVETPTQSSKLGAKGAGEAGTAGAPGAVQNAINDALAPFNVAVFDQPITCEKILKALGKV; encoded by the coding sequence ATGAATAAGCCAGCAGATCTCAAAGGATTAGTGCTTGATCCAGTTACCAATGATCAACGCTACATTGGTAATAGCGAACCTAGACATAAGGCGCGTCGACTCATCGAGGGTCAGGGTACTTATGTGGATGATATTCAATTACCCAGAATGGGACATGTGGTCTATTGGCGTTCGCCAGTAGCGCATATGAAAATTGGAAAAATTCATACAGAACAGGCAAGCAAAATGCCGGGTGTTCTAGCAATAGTGGACGGCGTCAAGATGGCGGAGCTTTGCAAGCCATGGGTTGCCACCTTGGGTCATCTCGCTGGCATGAAGTCTGCCCCTCAATATGCTTTGGCAATTGATAGGGCTTGCTGGCAGGGTGAGCCTGTAGTTGCCGTTGTTGCTGAGACGCGTGCACAGGCAGAAGACGCATTGCAATTAGTTGATGTGGAATGGGAAGAGTTACCCGCAGTAGTTTCTATGGAAACCGCATTGGATCCCCAGACGCCAGTCATTCATCCTGAATTAGGTGACAACCTGTGTTTTACGCGTAGCTTGGATGTTGGTCAGGTTGACGAGGTGTTTGCAACGGCAGATGTCGTTGCAGAAGCTACCTTTGGGTTTGGTCGTCATACTGGTGTGACCTTAGAGCCTCGCTGTCAAATTGCTGACTACAACCCTGGTGATCGTCGTTTGACGGTGTATCACTCGCAGCAAGCACCACATATGATGCAGGATTTATATTGCCGTCAGTTTGGCTTGTCTGAGTCTGATGTCCATGTTATTTGTAAAGACGTGGGAGGGTCCTTCGGCATTAAAGTGCACGCGTATCCTGATGACTTTGCAACGGTAGGCTTGGCGATGATGTTGGAGCGCCCGGTCAAATTTGTAGCTGATCGCCTCGAATCATTTACAAGTGATATTCACGCACGTGAGCATCGAATTAAAGGACGCATTGCGGCAAATAAAGAGGGTGATATTTTGGCGTTTGAGATCGACGATCTCACTGCTATTGGTCCATATTCTATGTTCCCCAGAACGAGTGCGATTGAGGGCAATCAAGTTGTCAACTTAGTTGGCGGGCCCTATAAGCATCAAAATTACAGAGCTAAGCTGAATGTGGTGTTTCAGAATAAAACGCCTACATGTCAATACCGCGGAGTGGGGCATCCAATTGCTTGCGCTGTAACTGAGGGCTTGGTAGATTTGGCGGCGCAAAAGTTAAAGATGGATCCCTTGGAGTTTCGTAAGCGCAATGTAATTCCTGATGACGCATATCCATGCTCTGGAATTTCTGGAATCAAGTTAGAGGTCCTATCCCACGAGCAATGTTTGCGCACGATTGAAAAGATGATGGACTATTCTGCATTGCGTCAGGAGCAGGCTGAGTTGCGCAAAAAAGGCATCTATCGCGGCATAGGCTTTGCTACATTAATTGAGTTAACCAATCCAAGTCCGGCCTTCTATGGCGTGGGTGGTGCTCGCATTGCCTCTCAGGATGGGGCTTCCGCTCGTTTAGATCCTAGTGGAGTGGTTTCCATTTTGATCGGCGTTGGTGAGCAGGGTCAGGGTACCGAAGGCATCTATGCGCAAATTGCTGCCGATGCCGTGGGACTCTCAATTAAAGACGTCCGCATCATTACTGGCGATACCGATGTCACTCCATACGGTGGTGGCACCTGGGCTTCTCGCGGTGCTGGAGTTGGTGGTGAGGCTGTATTGCTCGCTTGCCAGGCGCTTCAAGAAAATATCCTGAAGCTAGCTGGCGCTATTTTGAATAGATCTCCTGAGGAGCTATCAGTTCGTCGCGGCCATGTATTGGATAAGTCTAGTGGAGAGCAATTGTTGCCGTTTAGCGAGATCGGACGGATTGGCTATTTCCGTACTGATACCTTGCCGGTGGGTTTCTCTGCTGACTTAATGGTTACACGTCATTACACCCAGAAAGAATATCCATTCATCTTTACCAATGGTGTTCAGGCGTCTTACGTTGAGGTTGATCCTGATACTGGATTTGTGAAGCTGCTAAAGCATTGGGCAGTTGAAGATTGCGGTCGCGTATTAAATCCGATGTTGGTTGATGAGCAGGTACGTGGAGCAATCGTTCAAGGTATCGGAGGCGTGCTTTTCGAAGAGTGCCTCTATGACGATAGCGGTTTGTTACGCAATGGAAGTATGGCGGACTATTTGGTGCCGATGGCAAATGAAATGCCTGATATTGAAGTGGCTCACGTGGAGACACCAACCCAGTCATCCAAGTTAGGGGCAAAAGGGGCTGGTGAGGCTGGTACTGCTGGGGCTCCTGGAGCGGTCCAGAATGCCATCAATGATGCTTTGGCGCCCTTTAATGTCGCTGTATTTGATCAGCCAATTACCTGTGAAAAGATTCTGAAGGCCCTTGGCAAGGTGTAA
- a CDS encoding (2Fe-2S)-binding protein has protein sequence MSLKKKITMTVNGSVVNAEIEPRRHLVDFLREDLHLKGPHLGCEQGACGACTVKVDGQIIRGCLYLAVQADGCVVETIEGLTKSGALADLQEAFMRHNAMQCGFCSSGMLLAAAELVEKQPKATREEVREWISGNYCRCTGYHSIVDAIMAVLEARAKGEKIKPVVALA, from the coding sequence ATGAGCTTAAAGAAAAAAATTACGATGACCGTCAATGGTTCGGTAGTCAATGCTGAAATTGAGCCGCGCCGCCATTTGGTAGATTTTCTGCGTGAAGATTTGCATTTAAAGGGGCCTCACCTCGGGTGTGAGCAGGGTGCTTGTGGTGCCTGCACTGTTAAGGTGGATGGTCAAATCATTCGTGGCTGCTTATATCTGGCTGTTCAAGCTGATGGCTGTGTAGTGGAAACGATTGAGGGCTTGACTAAAAGTGGTGCATTGGCAGATCTTCAAGAAGCTTTTATGCGTCATAACGCAATGCAATGTGGATTTTGCTCCTCAGGCATGCTGCTTGCAGCTGCAGAGTTGGTTGAAAAGCAACCAAAAGCCACGCGCGAAGAAGTGCGTGAATGGATCTCTGGCAATTACTGCCGTTGCACTGGCTACCACTCCATAGTAGATGCCATCATGGCCGTGCTTGAAGCTCGTGCCAAAGGTGAAAAAATTAAACCTGTTGTTGCCCTCGCTTAA
- a CDS encoding xanthine dehydrogenase family protein subunit M: MKSAAFDYAKPKALSEALALLAEAGEDARLIAGGQTLLATLNLRLSEPSVLIDITHLDELKGISVIGEQLRIGALVTHTEIEDSKLIAQHAPLLKAAVPHIAHRAIRNLGTWGGSLAYGDPAAEWPACSLALNATMLIAGPAGERRISAQDFFIDLYTTSLEPDEILVATEFPVASSNQVFYFHELARRHGDYAVAGLALVANKVGNVLSDCTFTFFSVGATPVMATRAQALIDGKPLNEDLIASAVAAARAEIDAIADITNSAETKRHLIGVLLERGLKHLIA, translated from the coding sequence ATGAAATCAGCCGCATTTGATTATGCAAAACCAAAGGCCCTGAGCGAAGCCTTAGCTTTACTGGCTGAGGCGGGTGAAGATGCCCGTTTGATTGCCGGTGGCCAGACGCTTTTGGCTACGCTCAACCTGCGTCTTTCTGAGCCCAGTGTTCTGATTGACATTACCCATCTAGATGAACTCAAGGGAATTTCTGTAATCGGTGAGCAATTGCGCATTGGCGCTTTAGTCACCCATACTGAGATTGAGGATTCGAAGTTAATTGCACAACATGCTCCGCTCCTCAAGGCTGCCGTACCGCACATTGCGCACAGAGCGATCCGTAACTTAGGGACTTGGGGCGGATCCCTGGCTTACGGAGATCCTGCAGCTGAATGGCCCGCCTGTAGTTTGGCGCTCAATGCAACGATGTTGATTGCAGGCCCTGCTGGCGAACGTCGTATTTCGGCTCAAGACTTTTTTATTGATCTGTACACCACCTCCTTAGAGCCTGATGAAATTCTAGTGGCAACTGAATTTCCAGTGGCAAGCAGCAATCAAGTTTTTTATTTTCATGAGCTGGCTCGTCGCCATGGGGACTATGCGGTTGCAGGACTTGCCTTGGTTGCCAATAAAGTCGGTAATGTTCTGAGCGATTGCACTTTCACTTTCTTTTCAGTTGGTGCAACACCCGTTATGGCAACTAGGGCTCAAGCATTAATTGATGGTAAGCCTCTGAATGAAGATCTGATTGCTAGTGCAGTTGCTGCTGCAAGAGCAGAAATTGATGCAATTGCAGATATCACCAATAGTGCAGAAACAAAGCGGCATTTGATTGGTGTTTTGTTAGAGCGTGGCTTAAAGCATTTGATTGCTTAA
- a CDS encoding CoxG family protein, which yields MELNGEQLIAAPIPDVWKGLNDIDVLAKSIPGCEEISRISPEEIHAKVMFKIGPVRARFAGKLLLSDVIPDQSCSMAFEGSGGAAGFAKGRSRVELKLVDGGTLISYTTEASIGGKLGQIGGRLISASAKKIADDFFQRFAKELGGEVLPLESDAQAE from the coding sequence ATGGAATTAAACGGCGAGCAACTCATTGCGGCTCCAATCCCTGATGTATGGAAAGGGTTGAACGATATCGATGTTCTCGCCAAGTCGATTCCTGGTTGTGAAGAGATTAGCCGCATTTCCCCTGAAGAGATCCATGCGAAGGTGATGTTCAAGATTGGGCCTGTAAGAGCCAGATTTGCTGGGAAGCTCTTATTGAGTGACGTTATTCCTGATCAATCCTGTTCAATGGCATTTGAGGGGTCTGGTGGTGCCGCAGGATTTGCAAAAGGGCGCTCACGGGTGGAATTAAAGCTCGTTGATGGTGGCACCTTAATCTCCTACACAACGGAGGCCTCTATTGGAGGCAAGCTGGGACAAATTGGCGGGCGCCTTATTAGTGCTTCAGCCAAAAAGATTGCGGACGATTTTTTTCAGCGCTTTGCAAAAGAATTGGGTGGCGAAGTGCTGCCTCTAGAGTCGGACGCACAGGCTGAATAA
- a CDS encoding TetR/AcrR family transcriptional regulator, giving the protein MSLDRDRSTSNSDATEVAATGAPTRRRMSTADRKRQILDRAIQYFAKHGIDGQLRNLTKGLGVTHTLLYHYFPTKDALIKAVYEDVFESRWKSEWEQLLDDKTLSPEEKFNAFYIDYSNTVLTYDFVRILIFSGLSDHSISDRFFELLRDRLLPRLIRETRKHCGRTNRGKPSQRELEFLMGLHGGIFYIGMRRWIYGQAIYDSGNPNTEQEIIQDRISSYLNSAKTLFSTGKK; this is encoded by the coding sequence ATGAGTTTGGATCGAGATCGCAGCACCAGCAACAGTGACGCTACTGAAGTAGCTGCAACTGGTGCGCCTACTCGTCGCAGAATGAGTACGGCAGATCGTAAGCGCCAGATACTCGATCGTGCAATTCAGTACTTTGCGAAGCATGGGATTGATGGGCAACTCAGGAACCTCACAAAAGGTCTGGGCGTTACCCATACTCTGCTTTACCACTACTTCCCCACTAAGGACGCTTTAATCAAAGCCGTCTATGAAGATGTCTTTGAGTCCCGCTGGAAGTCTGAATGGGAGCAACTTTTAGACGATAAGACTCTTTCACCAGAAGAAAAATTCAACGCCTTTTATATCGACTACTCCAATACTGTACTCACCTATGATTTCGTGCGCATCCTTATATTCTCAGGCTTGAGTGACCACTCCATCAGCGACAGATTCTTTGAACTATTGCGTGACCGCCTCCTGCCTCGACTCATACGAGAAACCCGCAAACACTGTGGTCGCACCAACCGCGGGAAGCCTTCGCAGCGGGAGTTGGAGTTTTTAATGGGCCTGCATGGTGGCATCTTTTATATCGGGATGCGTCGCTGGATTTATGGCCAAGCAATCTACGACTCCGGAAACCCCAATACAGAGCAAGAAATCATTCAAGATCGAATTAGCTCTTACCTCAACTCAGCAAAAACTTTATTTTCTACTGGTAAAAAATAA
- a CDS encoding VOC family protein produces the protein MTNLSLNHFSIRSLEIEKTTQFYSEVLGLTVGPRPEFPFPGVWLYNGDENDWANAVLHLIAIDKNDPNGLKQYLGERDPSSLFGSGAVDHIAFFAKGLEAKLIQLEKLGVPCRQRTVPVLQLHQIFLDDPNGIVIELNYPAAEKVALDAKTV, from the coding sequence ATGACGAACCTCAGCCTGAATCATTTCTCAATCCGCAGCCTCGAGATTGAAAAGACCACGCAGTTTTACAGTGAAGTACTTGGCTTGACCGTGGGGCCACGCCCAGAGTTTCCATTTCCAGGAGTCTGGCTTTACAACGGGGATGAAAATGATTGGGCCAATGCAGTATTGCACCTCATTGCGATTGATAAGAATGATCCCAATGGCTTAAAACAATACCTCGGGGAGCGCGACCCTAGTTCACTCTTTGGTTCTGGGGCGGTCGATCACATTGCCTTCTTTGCCAAAGGCTTGGAAGCAAAGCTTATACAGCTTGAAAAGTTAGGCGTTCCTTGCAGACAGCGGACAGTGCCCGTATTGCAGTTACACCAAATCTTCTTAGATGACCCTAATGGGATCGTGATTGAATTGAATTACCCTGCTGCAGAAAAAGTAGCATTGGATGCCAAGACCGTATAA
- a CDS encoding FAD binding domain-containing protein, whose protein sequence is MAKILVIGGSLGGLFAANILLRQGHDVTLLEKAVGSLDGRGAGIVTHDALADALRESGIAIDDGLGVAVSKRVTLGADGESLGEMPLPQILTSWSRLYHLLKENFPSERYLQGKNVKKVTQDSSAVQVLCEDGSAYEAELLIASDGIRSAVRSQVAPEIQPEYAGYIAWRGVCDESHLSNYTLETLFNYFGFCLPNGEQMLGYPVAGSGNDTRPGKRRYNFVWYRPASEDNELVKLLTDADGHHYPTGIPPLKVSWRHIAEMRTIAREILAPQYAEILEKTASPFLQAIYDVRSEQIVFGRIALMGDAAFVGRPHVGMGVTKAGDEAMVIARHIAQLGATPAALQAYSKERLQLGQQVVARAQYLGRYMQAQGSKGTRDSSSLRRNADTVMAETAIDISVLLAEGKAVPESY, encoded by the coding sequence ATGGCAAAAATTCTAGTCATCGGTGGATCTCTTGGAGGCTTATTTGCAGCCAATATATTGCTGCGCCAGGGTCACGATGTCACGCTACTAGAAAAAGCGGTTGGCTCTCTTGATGGCAGAGGCGCCGGCATTGTGACACACGATGCACTCGCAGATGCTTTGCGTGAATCGGGTATTGCTATTGATGACGGCCTGGGAGTTGCTGTATCGAAGCGCGTTACCTTGGGCGCAGATGGGGAAAGCTTGGGTGAAATGCCACTCCCTCAAATTCTGACTTCATGGAGTCGCCTGTATCACCTACTGAAGGAAAATTTTCCAAGTGAGCGCTACTTACAAGGTAAGAATGTAAAAAAAGTTACTCAGGATTCCAGCGCTGTACAGGTGCTTTGCGAGGATGGTAGCGCTTATGAGGCAGAGCTATTAATTGCATCAGATGGCATACGCTCCGCGGTCAGATCTCAAGTAGCGCCAGAGATTCAGCCTGAATATGCTGGCTATATTGCGTGGCGCGGTGTTTGCGATGAAAGCCATCTCTCGAATTACACGCTTGAAACACTCTTTAATTACTTTGGATTCTGCCTGCCCAATGGCGAGCAAATGCTGGGCTACCCAGTCGCAGGATCTGGTAATGACACTAGACCAGGTAAGCGACGCTATAACTTTGTATGGTATCGACCCGCCTCGGAAGACAATGAGCTCGTCAAACTCTTAACGGATGCAGATGGCCACCACTACCCAACAGGTATCCCACCACTAAAAGTATCTTGGAGGCATATTGCTGAGATGCGAACGATTGCTCGCGAGATTTTGGCACCTCAATATGCAGAAATTTTGGAAAAAACTGCTTCACCATTTTTGCAGGCAATTTACGATGTTCGCTCTGAGCAAATTGTCTTTGGAAGAATTGCCTTAATGGGTGATGCAGCCTTCGTTGGCCGCCCCCATGTCGGCATGGGCGTTACCAAGGCGGGTGATGAAGCTATGGTGATTGCACGGCACATTGCACAACTGGGGGCAACTCCAGCTGCACTTCAAGCCTACAGTAAAGAACGATTGCAGCTTGGGCAACAAGTAGTTGCCAGGGCTCAGTACCTTGGGCGTTACATGCAGGCACAGGGGAGCAAGGGTACCCGAGATAGCAGTAGCCTAAGAAGAAATGCAGATACGGTAATGGCAGAAACTGCTATCGATATCAGCGTGTTACTTGCAGAAGGAAAAGCGGTTCCAGAGTCGTATTAA